The following are from one region of the Paenalkalicoccus suaedae genome:
- a CDS encoding response regulator, with the protein MVEKLLVVDDQFGIRVLLKEVFQKDGYETFDASNGKTALEIIEQERPNLVLLDMKIPGMDGLEILREMRRQKLDVDVIMMTAYGELEMINEAKSLGAMAHFSKPFDIDEVRTRIRDFFNEKNQ; encoded by the coding sequence ATGGTAGAAAAGCTATTAGTCGTCGATGATCAATTTGGAATAAGGGTGTTACTAAAAGAAGTATTTCAAAAGGATGGATATGAAACGTTCGATGCTTCGAATGGAAAGACCGCGCTTGAGATTATTGAGCAAGAACGTCCGAATCTCGTTCTGTTAGATATGAAAATCCCAGGAATGGATGGCTTGGAGATACTGCGAGAAATGAGAAGGCAAAAGCTTGATGTGGATGTAATCATGATGACAGCTTACGGGGAGCTGGAGATGATTAACGAGGCAAAATCATTAGGAGCAATGGCACATTTTTCTAAACCATTTGATATTGATGAAGTTCGCACGCGAATTCGCGATTTTTTTAATGAAAAAAACCAATGA
- the fba gene encoding class II fructose-1,6-bisphosphate aldolase: MPLVSMKEMLITAKEKSYGVGQFNLNNLEFTQAILQAAEEEKSPVILGVSEGAARYMGGFKAVVAMVKGLMEEYGTTVPVAIHLDHGSSFEKCVEAIHAGFTSVMIDGSHYPLEENIALTKKVVEVAHTLGVSVEAELGRIGGQEDDLIVDDADAAYAIPSECDQLIRETNVDCFAPALGSVHGPYKGEPNLGFDRMEEISTLTDVPLVLHGGTGIPTKDIKKAISFGTAKINVNTENQITSAAAVRKALEEDPNMVDPRKYLGPAREAIKQTVIGKMREFGSSNQA; encoded by the coding sequence ATGCCTTTAGTATCGATGAAAGAAATGCTTATTACTGCGAAAGAGAAATCTTACGGAGTAGGTCAGTTTAACCTAAACAACTTGGAGTTCACGCAAGCTATTTTACAAGCTGCTGAAGAGGAAAAGTCTCCAGTAATCCTTGGTGTATCTGAGGGTGCGGCACGTTACATGGGTGGATTCAAAGCGGTTGTTGCAATGGTAAAAGGTCTTATGGAGGAGTACGGTACAACTGTACCTGTTGCGATCCACTTAGACCACGGTTCAAGCTTTGAGAAGTGTGTAGAAGCGATCCACGCAGGATTCACATCTGTTATGATCGACGGCTCTCACTACCCACTTGAAGAGAACATTGCACTAACAAAAAAGGTTGTTGAAGTTGCTCATACGCTTGGAGTATCTGTTGAAGCAGAGCTTGGCCGTATCGGTGGACAAGAAGATGACCTAATCGTTGACGATGCAGATGCTGCATACGCAATTCCTTCTGAGTGTGATCAACTAATCCGTGAGACAAATGTAGACTGCTTCGCACCTGCATTAGGATCTGTACACGGACCATACAAAGGCGAACCAAACCTTGGTTTTGATCGCATGGAAGAGATCTCTACACTAACGGATGTACCTCTAGTGCTTCATGGCGGAACTGGTATCCCAACAAAAGATATCAAGAAAGCTATCTCTTTCGGTACAGCTAAAATTAACGTAAACACAGAAAACCAAATCACGTCTGCAGCTGCAGTGCGTAAAGCTCTTGAAGAAGATCCAAACATGGTTGACCCACGTAAATATCTTGGACCAGCTCGTGAAGCGATTAAGCAAACGGTTATTGGCAAGATGCGTGAATTCGGTTCTTCAAACCAAGCATAA
- a CDS encoding DUF2529 family protein, with product MKIFDTQLKGLLQKLDQFEEDFEDASRMLAQSILGDGAVYWYTEEELDGIFLQTQMGTDAITKSARIEECTEAHPIDTALFFAKSGESEELRAALEKVAGMTTIVFAPKAGAATEGASFVIETGVTRGLIPMEDGSRVGEPHLLMALQAYYRLYFLVTEILEEYA from the coding sequence ATGAAAATTTTCGACACCCAATTAAAAGGGCTTTTACAAAAATTAGATCAATTTGAGGAGGACTTTGAGGACGCTTCTCGTATGCTTGCTCAAAGTATTTTAGGTGACGGTGCTGTTTACTGGTATACCGAGGAAGAGCTCGACGGTATTTTCCTCCAGACACAGATGGGCACGGATGCGATCACAAAGAGTGCGCGCATAGAGGAGTGCACGGAGGCTCATCCGATCGACACAGCCCTTTTCTTTGCCAAATCTGGTGAGAGCGAAGAGCTTCGTGCTGCTTTAGAAAAAGTTGCAGGAATGACTACCATCGTGTTTGCGCCAAAGGCAGGCGCTGCAACGGAGGGGGCATCGTTTGTCATTGAGACTGGAGTGACGCGCGGGCTGATTCCGATGGAGGATGGCAGTCGGGTTGGGGAGCCGCATTTGTTGATGGCGTTACAGGCTTACTATCGGTTGTACTTTTTAGTGACAGAGATCTTGGAGGAGTATGCTTGA